Part of the bacterium genome, CGCAAAATTTGGCGAGAATGGTGATACTCTAATCTACTCAACTTTCATCGGTGGATTCAATGGGGACGACAAGACATTTGGATTGGCTGTTGATAGCTTAGGCTGCGCCTACATAGGCGGAACTACCAGCTCCGCAGATTTTCCGGTGAAGAACCCCTTTCAGCCAAAGTATGTCGGCGAGGACGCATTTGTCACCAAAATCAGCGTTAATGGAGATTCCATCGTTTACAGCACGCCAATCGGCGGAACTGGCGACGACCAGGGATTCGATATCGCTCTGGTAGGGGAGAGATCCATTATAACAGGTTGGACGATGTCTACCGATTTTCCTATCAAAGACCCGTATCAAACAAATGGACCACCGAAGTTGTTCGTCACCGAGCTGAGTCCAACTGGAAATTCTCTGGAATTCAGCACACTGATTGGAGGAATCCGTAATTCGTGGGAGCAAGCCTATGCTGTGGCTTCTGACCACAATGGTAATGTCTACATTACTGGCCACACGACATCGATTGATTTTCCTGTTTTGGGTCCCATTCAGGAATATGCCGGTGAATTCGATGTATTCGTTACGAAACTCAAGCCGGAGTTTCAATGTGGCGACATTGATGCCAGTGATGAGATTGTGCTCAGCGATATAGTCTATTTCGTCAATTACATCTTTTCAAACGGCCGACAGCCCAATCCTATTGTCGCTGCCGATATTGATTGTAGCGGACAAGTTACTGTGTCGGATGTCGTCTACCTGATAACGTATGTTTTCTCCGGCGGACCGGCGCCGTGTGCGAGCTGTCCATAGGCATAAACGAGTCGTAACTGTCGGGCTCCGCGTCCGCCGCGGCGGACTGGGAGCGCGACCTACTTCCGACTTCTCCAAAAGTATCTTCTCTAACTCGCGCGAATTCGTTATTCTGTATTCAATAGAAATTGAATCTGCAAAGGACAGAACATGGCCGGTGAACAAACGACCAATTACGACTCATTCGAGACGAGTATCTTCGAAGTGGTCTTCCCCTCGATGGTGAATCAATACGGAACGCTCTTTGGCGGTATCGCACTTCAATGGATGGACCGCGCGGCATGGATCTGCTCGACGCGTTTTGCCCGCAAGACGATGGTGACGATTGCATCTGACCGGGTTGTCTTCAAGAAAGCGGTCAGACAGGGAAGTATGGTCGAGTTGAAAGGCATGGTCAAGAAGGTTGGCCGCACTTCGGTGACGATTCAGGTCGAGCTCTATTCCGAGAGCCCATTGACAGGTAAACGCGAATTGGCGACCCATGGTGAGTTCGTAATGGTCGCTTTGGACGCCGACGGACACCCCACGCCAATCAAGGATTCTGTTGGTAAGTAACGAGTTACACGAAAAGTAGCGAAATTTCGCTTGCCCTCGTGGATCGAATCCTTATATTTCAAGACTCGTTGATGGCTTATGGCGTCGGCGTCTGTTAATTTGCATAATATTTGTTTGAGGAGATAGAGTCATGGCAAAGAAGAAAGGTGATGCGCGGACGATGATCACCGTCGAGTGCACCGAAGCCCGCAAAGAGGGCGGCACTCCGTCGCGCTATACCACATTTAAGAACAAGCGTAATACGCCGGATCGCTTGGAGATCAAGAAATACAATCCGTTTCTCCGTCGTCACACGATCCACAAAGAGACTCGCTAAGCGTCTCGCGGCAATAAGACTTAAACGGCATGTGAAAATTCACGTGCCGTTTTTCATTTCTGGCCAATTATCACATTGCCGTTTGGTAAGCGATTAGGCAATCTTCACACCGTCAGAGTATGAACATGCCGTCAATGCATAACATCAAGGAGTTCCTGGGACTAAAGCGCTCAATGGTTGCGCTTCTGGGAATGGTCATTCTTGTCGGGATGGGCGAGAAGATGGCTGAACGCTTCCTGCCGCTCTACATCGTCGCACTCGGCGGAAGCGCCATCTATGTCGGCTTGCTCAATGGCCTCGACAATCTTCTCTCGGCACTCTATTCGTTCCCGGGCGGCTACATTGCCGACCGCTACGGCACCAAGCGTGCACTGCTGATATTCAATATCATTGCCATGTGCGGGTTTGTGATTGTAATCCTGATTCCATCGGTTTGGGCGGTGATCGTCGGATCGTTTTTCTTCCTCTCCTGGACAGCGGTATCTCTACCGGCAACGATGAGTCTGGTAGCGAAGTTACTTCCCAAGAACAAACGCACCATGGGTGTGTCAATGCACTCGCTGATACGAAGAGTACCCATGGCGCTGGGTCCTTTGGTTGGCGGCGTTTTTATCGCTACCTGGGGAGAGATCAACGGCGTGCGTCTTGCGTTCATTGCAGCACTCGTGCTGTCAATAATTGCGGCAATTCTTCAGCAGTCAATGATTCCTTCCGAGGAAGATGGATCCGGAGATGCTCTGGGCAAGTCTCCGGACAAGAATCCGATTAAACTTCTTCGTCAGTTCCGGCCCGAACTGAAGCGACTCTTGGTCTCCGATATGCTGATACGATTCT contains:
- the rpmG gene encoding 50S ribosomal protein L33 — its product is MAKKKGDARTMITVECTEARKEGGTPSRYTTFKNKRNTPDRLEIKKYNPFLRRHTIHKETR
- a CDS encoding MFS transporter, yielding MPSMHNIKEFLGLKRSMVALLGMVILVGMGEKMAERFLPLYIVALGGSAIYVGLLNGLDNLLSALYSFPGGYIADRYGTKRALLIFNIIAMCGFVIVILIPSVWAVIVGSFFFLSWTAVSLPATMSLVAKLLPKNKRTMGVSMHSLIRRVPMALGPLVGGVFIATWGEINGVRLAFIAALVLSIIAAILQQSMIPSEEDGSGDALGKSPDKNPIKLLRQFRPELKRLLVSDMLIRFCEQIPYAFVVLWCMKEIASPVTAVQFGVLTTIEMATALLVYIPVAYFSDKAEKKPFVVMTFVFFTLFPLVLLFSQTFWVLVGAFVLRGLKEFGEPTRKALIIDLAVPGREAATFGTYYLFRDAVVAVAAFGGSLLWLISPATNFLVAAGFGLTGTLWFALTKENRPHSGTHI
- a CDS encoding acyl-CoA thioesterase, whose protein sequence is MAGEQTTNYDSFETSIFEVVFPSMVNQYGTLFGGIALQWMDRAAWICSTRFARKTMVTIASDRVVFKKAVRQGSMVELKGMVKKVGRTSVTIQVELYSESPLTGKRELATHGEFVMVALDADGHPTPIKDSVGK